The Gammaproteobacteria bacterium genome has a segment encoding these proteins:
- the thrS gene encoding threonine--tRNA ligase, producing MPVITLPDGSRRTFPQPVSVADVAASVGPGLAKAALAGRVNERLVDTSYRIAEDAAVSIVTDKDPEGLEVIRHSTAHLLAQAVKELFPQAQVTIGPVIENGFYYDFAFERPFTPEDLVAIEDRMREISRADHAVTRKVLDRADAVRVFEQAGEHYKAEIIRDIPAGEEIGIYSQGDWFDLCRGPHVPSTGRLKAFKLTKLAGAYWRGDSRNQMLQRIYGTAWPDEKSLKQYLHRLEEAEKRDHRRIGRELDLFHFQEESPGAVFWHPKGWMLFRQLIDYMRERQREAGYLEVNTPEILDRNLWVQSGHIEKFGENMFLTQTPDERVYAIKPMNCPGHVQVFNQGLKSYRELPLRLSEFGKVHRYEPSGALHGLMRVRAFTQDDAHVFCTEDQITRESVAVTELILGIYRDFGFEDIQIKFSDRPAKRVGSDAIWDRAESALKTAAAAAGLQMSHNPGEGAFYGPKLEFVLRDAIGRDWQCGTLQVDFNLPGRLGASFVAEDSQRRVPVMLHRAIFGSLERFCGILLEHHAGRLPLWLAPVQAVVMAITDRQADYARGIQETLKNQGVRAEADLRNEKIGFKIREHTLQRVPYLLVAGDREAESQSVAVRTRSGKGLGSMSLDTLTQGLKAEVASRGRVVMEG from the coding sequence ATGCCCGTCATAACGTTACCCGATGGCAGCCGCCGTACGTTTCCACAGCCGGTATCGGTCGCGGATGTGGCCGCTTCCGTGGGGCCGGGCCTGGCCAAAGCAGCGCTCGCCGGACGCGTGAACGAAAGGCTGGTGGATACCTCCTATCGGATCGCGGAGGATGCGGCGGTCTCGATCGTCACTGACAAGGATCCGGAAGGCCTGGAGGTCATTCGGCACTCGACTGCCCACCTGCTGGCGCAGGCGGTCAAAGAACTGTTCCCGCAGGCGCAGGTCACCATCGGCCCGGTCATCGAGAACGGTTTTTACTACGATTTTGCGTTTGAAAGGCCGTTTACTCCCGAGGACCTCGTTGCGATAGAGGACCGGATGAGGGAAATCTCGCGAGCCGACCACGCCGTCACTCGCAAGGTGCTGGATCGTGCCGACGCGGTACGGGTGTTCGAGCAGGCGGGAGAGCATTACAAGGCCGAGATCATTCGTGATATCCCGGCTGGCGAGGAAATCGGCATTTACAGCCAGGGCGACTGGTTCGATCTTTGCCGCGGGCCGCATGTGCCCTCCACCGGGCGGCTGAAGGCCTTCAAGCTGACGAAGCTGGCCGGGGCGTATTGGCGCGGTGACTCACGCAACCAGATGTTGCAGCGGATCTACGGTACCGCCTGGCCCGACGAAAAGTCACTCAAACAGTACCTGCATCGGCTGGAGGAAGCGGAGAAACGCGACCATCGACGCATTGGTCGGGAACTGGACCTGTTTCATTTCCAGGAGGAGTCGCCCGGGGCGGTATTCTGGCATCCGAAAGGCTGGATGCTGTTCCGGCAATTGATCGACTACATGCGGGAACGACAGCGGGAGGCCGGTTACCTGGAGGTCAACACCCCGGAGATCCTCGACCGCAACCTCTGGGTACAGTCAGGACATATCGAGAAATTCGGCGAGAACATGTTTCTGACACAGACGCCTGATGAGCGCGTGTACGCAATCAAGCCGATGAACTGCCCTGGCCACGTCCAGGTCTTTAACCAGGGCCTGAAGAGCTATCGCGAGTTGCCGTTGCGCCTGTCGGAATTCGGCAAGGTACATCGCTACGAGCCCTCCGGCGCGCTGCATGGACTGATGAGGGTGCGTGCCTTCACCCAGGATGACGCGCATGTTTTCTGCACGGAGGACCAGATCACCCGGGAATCGGTCGCGGTGACCGAACTGATTCTGGGCATATACCGGGATTTCGGCTTCGAGGATATACAGATCAAGTTCTCCGACCGGCCGGCGAAACGTGTCGGCAGCGATGCGATCTGGGACCGGGCCGAATCGGCACTTAAGACCGCCGCAGCCGCTGCGGGTCTCCAGATGAGCCACAATCCGGGGGAGGGCGCCTTCTACGGCCCGAAGCTCGAGTTTGTCCTTCGGGACGCGATCGGGCGCGACTGGCAGTGCGGAACCTTGCAGGTGGATTTCAACCTGCCCGGTCGCCTGGGAGCCAGTTTTGTCGCGGAGGACAGCCAGCGTCGGGTCCCGGTCATGCTGCACCGGGCGATATTCGGGTCGCTGGAGCGTTTTTGCGGCATTCTGCTCGAGCATCACGCCGGACGTCTGCCGCTATGGCTCGCGCCCGTACAGGCCGTTGTCATGGCCATAACGGATCGACAGGCCGATTACGCCCGAGGTATTCAGGAAACTCTGAAAAATCAGGGCGTTCGAGCGGAGGCCGACTTGAGAAACGAGAAGATCGGCTTTAAAATCCGCGAGCACACGTTGCAGCGCGTCCCGTATCTCCTCGTGGCAGGAGACCGGGAAGCAGAGTCACAGTCCGTGGCCGTGCGCACGCGAAGCGGCAAGGGCCTTGGAAGCATGTCACTCGACACGCTCACGCAAGGTCTGAAAGCCGAGGTCGCGAGCCGCGGCCGCGTTGTTATGGAGGGTTAA